From Candidatus Bathyarchaeota archaeon, one genomic window encodes:
- a CDS encoding helix-turn-helix domain-containing protein: protein MIRNDLTSKKPLNILEKIEESLEKLNEKMEVMIEIQKNTAGNTTTPQSVPAIPDASLDVMTLLSMPDHLRKTAMTICRCSKATAEEVAEQTQRARAVESAYLNQLVIMGYIKKERKGRKAYFYIDRESQS, encoded by the coding sequence GTGATTAGAAACGACCTGACCAGCAAAAAGCCCTTGAACATTCTCGAAAAAATAGAGGAAAGCCTCGAGAAACTCAACGAGAAAATGGAAGTCATGATAGAAATCCAAAAAAACACAGCTGGAAACACTACCACCCCCCAGTCTGTTCCCGCCATACCTGACGCTTCTTTAGACGTTATGACCCTCCTCTCTATGCCGGACCACCTACGAAAGACCGCCATGACGATTTGCAGATGCTCAAAAGCAACCGCTGAAGAAGTTGCAGAACAAACACAACGCGCTAGAGCCGTTGAGAGCGCTTATCTAAACCAGTTAGTCATCATGGGCTACATCAAAAAAGAACGTAAAGGCCGCAAAGCATACTTCTATATAGATAGGGAATCACAGAGTTGA
- a CDS encoding ribonuclease HI family protein — protein MSQNLRVFSDGGARGNPGPAAIAFIATTESGVTVKADSRYIGIHTNNQAEYQALLLALKYASEQKASQVTCHLDSELVTKQLNGEYAIKNYELQQLFAQVQGFKNCFKKIAFVHVPRSHPMIQRADALVNKTLDEEAKRRLSKFP, from the coding sequence TTGAGTCAGAATCTGCGGGTTTTCTCTGACGGCGGCGCAAGAGGCAACCCTGGACCTGCAGCAATAGCGTTCATCGCAACTACAGAGTCAGGTGTAACCGTTAAGGCCGATTCACGCTACATCGGCATACACACCAACAATCAAGCAGAGTACCAAGCACTACTTTTGGCGTTAAAATATGCTTCAGAACAAAAAGCCTCCCAAGTTACCTGTCACCTCGATAGCGAATTGGTAACTAAACAACTGAACGGCGAGTATGCCATAAAAAACTATGAACTCCAACAGTTGTTTGCACAGGTTCAGGGCTTTAAGAACTGCTTTAAAAAAATCGCTTTCGTTCACGTCCCACGGAGTCACCCCATGATTCAGAGAGCAGACGCATTAGTTAACAAAACCCTCGACGAAGAAGCTAAAAGGCGACTTTCTAAATTCCCCTAA
- a CDS encoding YbhB/YbcL family Raf kinase inhibitor-like protein, with protein MKELTVTSSAFKNNQRIPEKYTCVGEGINPPLSIEGVPEGTKSLALIFDDPDAVGGTFDHWILYNIPPTQSQIGENSSAGIAALNSDQEPVYAPPCPPPGKNHRYAFKFYALDATLTLGVKAAKRDVEKAMKGHILAEGKLVGLFSR; from the coding sequence ATGAAAGAACTGACCGTAACCAGTTCCGCGTTTAAAAACAACCAGCGCATCCCAGAAAAATACACTTGTGTAGGCGAAGGCATAAACCCGCCGCTCTCCATTGAGGGCGTTCCCGAGGGCACAAAAAGCCTTGCATTAATTTTTGATGACCCCGACGCGGTGGGTGGAACCTTTGACCACTGGATACTCTACAATATCCCGCCCACTCAAAGTCAAATCGGCGAAAACTCTTCTGCTGGCATTGCAGCATTGAACAGCGACCAAGAACCCGTCTATGCACCACCTTGTCCACCACCCGGGAAAAATCACCGCTACGCTTTCAAATTTTACGCGTTGGATGCGACGTTGACTTTAGGCGTAAAAGCTGCCAAACGTGATGTTGAAAAGGCCATGAAGGGGCATATCCTCGCAGAAGGTAAGCTGGTAGGGTTGTTTAGCCGATAA
- a CDS encoding ParA family protein, translating to MSKILAVHSYKGGTGKTSMSVNIAATLAKNGKKVCLFDLDFRAPSLFAILKAQNVETWFNDYLNSTCEIDKALVDMSHRIPGGGKFYACLANPSTEAIRDMSSKDRKWEMRALGRILALRESLLRDQKFDYLVFDTSPGLQYSSINAIVAADFVVVATTGDRSDVDGTKRMLAELYNLFEKKTGLVLNKVLDPSLSSRKTEMQAKIKADYKVPLLGMVPCFCEVLRAEGNFIFAQDKPDHPFTKIVAEMVKKIETNDVN from the coding sequence ATGAGCAAAATACTCGCTGTACACTCATACAAAGGTGGAACTGGCAAAACCTCCATGTCCGTTAACATAGCTGCAACACTTGCTAAGAACGGCAAAAAAGTCTGCCTCTTCGACTTAGACTTCAGAGCCCCAAGCTTATTTGCCATACTAAAAGCCCAAAACGTAGAAACCTGGTTCAATGACTACCTTAACAGCACCTGCGAAATCGACAAAGCATTAGTTGACATGAGCCACAGAATTCCAGGCGGCGGAAAATTCTACGCTTGTCTTGCTAATCCATCCACAGAAGCCATCCGCGACATGTCCTCCAAAGACCGCAAATGGGAAATGCGTGCGCTAGGCAGAATCTTAGCCCTAAGAGAAAGTCTGCTTAGAGACCAAAAATTCGACTACCTCGTCTTTGACACAAGCCCCGGACTCCAATACTCCTCAATCAACGCCATCGTAGCTGCAGACTTCGTCGTCGTTGCCACCACTGGTGACCGCTCCGACGTAGACGGAACAAAACGCATGCTAGCAGAACTCTACAATCTCTTCGAGAAAAAAACTGGGTTAGTGCTAAACAAGGTGTTGGATCCTTCGCTATCCTCTCGAAAGACGGAGATGCAAGCTAAAATCAAAGCGGACTACAAGGTGCCCCTGCTTGGCATGGTACCGTGTTTCTGTGAGGTCTTACGTGCCGAAGGTAACTTTATTTTCGCCCAGGACAAACCTGACCATCCATTCACAAAGATTGTAGCTGAGATGGTTAAGAAAATAGAAACCAACGACGTAAATTAA